Proteins co-encoded in one Dama dama isolate Ldn47 chromosome 2, ASM3311817v1, whole genome shotgun sequence genomic window:
- the TNNT3 gene encoding troponin T, fast skeletal muscle isoform X1, giving the protein MELQALIDSHFEARKKEEEELVALKERIEKRRAERAEQQRIRAEKERERQNRLAEEKARREEEDAKRRAEDDLKKKKALSSMGANYSSYLAKADQKRGKKQTAREMKKKVLAERRKPLNIDHLSEDKLRDKAKELWDTLYKLETDKFEYGEKLKRQKYDITNLRSRIDQAQKHSKKAGTTAKGKVGGRWK; this is encoded by the exons ATGGAGCTCCAGGCTCTCATCGACAGCCACTTCGAGGCTcggaagaaggaggaagaggagctggTCGCCCTCAAGGAGAGAATC GAGAAGCGCCGAGCAGAGAGAGCTGAGCAGCAGAGGATCCGGGCGGAGAAGGAGCGCGAACGCCAGAACAGACTGGCG gaggagaaggcgcgGCGGGAGGAGGAGGACGCCAAGAGGCGGGCTGAGGACGACCTGAAGAAAAAGAAGGCTCTGTCCTCCATGGGTGCCAACTACAGCAGCTACCTGGCCAAG GCAGACCAGAAGAGGGGCAAGAAGCAGACAGCCCGGGAGATGAAGAAGAAGGTCCTGGCCGAGCGGAGGAAGCCCCTCAACATCGACCACCTCAGCGAGGACAAGCTCAG GGACAAGGCCAAGGAGCTCTGGGACACCTTGTACAAGCTAGAGACGGACAAGTTTGAGTATGGAGAGAAGCTGAAGCGTCAGAAATACGAC ATCACCAACCTCAGGAGCCGCATTGACCAGGCCCAGAAGCA CAGCAAGAAGGCCGGGACCACGGCCAAGGGCAAAGTCGGCGGGCGCTGGAAGTAG
- the TNNT3 gene encoding troponin T, fast skeletal muscle isoform X2: MELQALIDSHFEARKKEEEELVALKERIEKRRAERAEQQRIRAEKERERQNRLAEEKARREEEDAKRRAEDDLKKKKALSSMGANYSSYLAKADQKRGKKQTAREMKKKVLAERRKPLNIDHLSEDKLRDKAKELWDTLYKLETDKFEYGEKLKRQKYDIMNVRARVEMLAKFSKKAGTTAKGKVGGRWK, encoded by the exons ATGGAGCTCCAGGCTCTCATCGACAGCCACTTCGAGGCTcggaagaaggaggaagaggagctggTCGCCCTCAAGGAGAGAATC GAGAAGCGCCGAGCAGAGAGAGCTGAGCAGCAGAGGATCCGGGCGGAGAAGGAGCGCGAACGCCAGAACAGACTGGCG gaggagaaggcgcgGCGGGAGGAGGAGGACGCCAAGAGGCGGGCTGAGGACGACCTGAAGAAAAAGAAGGCTCTGTCCTCCATGGGTGCCAACTACAGCAGCTACCTGGCCAAG GCAGACCAGAAGAGGGGCAAGAAGCAGACAGCCCGGGAGATGAAGAAGAAGGTCCTGGCCGAGCGGAGGAAGCCCCTCAACATCGACCACCTCAGCGAGGACAAGCTCAG GGACAAGGCCAAGGAGCTCTGGGACACCTTGTACAAGCTAGAGACGGACAAGTTTGAGTATGGAGAGAAGCTGAAGCGTCAGAAATACGAC ATCATGAACGTCCGGGCCAGAGTGGAGATGCTGGCCAAGTT CAGCAAGAAGGCCGGGACCACGGCCAAGGGCAAAGTCGGCGGGCGCTGGAAGTAG